The Blastomonas sp. SL216 DNA window CCGCGACGCGATCAGGATTGCGCACATTATAAGGCTATCTTGGCGATGGAACCGCGGAGGCTGGCGATGCCTGCCGCCATTGTATCCTCATCCCCGCTCACTAAAACATCGGGCTCAAGCAGCCACCGAGGCCGACCCTCGACATCGTAGACAGGCTCTGCCGAATATTGATACCGAATCTGCGACTGCTTCAACAGTGTATCGAACACTGCCGCTCCCACGCGCATCATCGGAGTTCCGACAATTGTTGCCCTGCCAAGGCCGCGCATGCCCATCGGGAAACCTTCCGCCATGCTCGCGCTCCAGCGGGAGGTCAAAATGACAATAGGCGCTGTGTAGGTGAATGGCCCACGCGCATCAACCATTTCGGTCCAGGTTGTGCTCAAGCCATCACCCTCGCGGCGGCTCATACGGGCATAGGGCTTTCGTTCGGTGATAAACCGGCCCATGATCGGCCTCGCGACCGCGGTGTCCCCGCCGCCATTTTCCCGGACGTCGATGATGAGGCCTGGTGTGTCGCGGAAGGCCAGCAAGGCTGCGTCGAATTGCGCAACAATAGCCTCGTCGGCGAAACTCCTTATGACAATGCAGCCGAAGCCCTCGGCAAGCTGCCGAATTTCGAAGTCCGGGCGCTGCACGGGTTCCTTCAACGGCACGTCAACCTGTCGTTCATTCCCGATGCCGGGCCTTACGATGACAGTGCGCGGCTGCTGCCGGCGACCTGAAACTGCGAGGTTGAGCGTGAAAGCCAAGGCTTCCGGATCGGGTTTCGCCAAGCAGCGTGGCATCAAGTAGGCAGCCAATTCGCCAATTGGGCGGCCATCGACAGCGGTGATTACGTCACCTGGCAGAATGCCAGCATCTGCGGCAGCAGATCCCTCCCTGACGCTCGTCACAAGTGCGAGCGAACCCTCCTTCGGTTCGACCCAAAGGTCGAAGTAGGGGCTGCGCTGCGAGTCGAAGTACGAACTTCCCAACGGATGATCCGGATCCTGCCTCAGATAGGTGTGCGCATCGTACAATTCTGCAAGGACCCTACCGAGGATGTTCGCCAGCTCGTTTCTCGAGCGCGCCGCCATAGCTTGCGGCCTGTAGAGCGTGCGAACAGCATTCCAATCAGTCTTCTTCTCCCTGAAGAAGCAGTACCGCTTGGCTAAATTATGCCAGAGATCGTCGAAATCTTTGATGAAACTGACGTTCTGGCGAGGCTCTGCTGCTTGCAGCAGATTGGCTGGCATGGCGTGAGCAGCTGTGAGCGCTAAACTCCCGCGAAGCAGGCTCCGGCGGCTAGGGTGATGCATCGGGTAACTCCTGCACTTGCATGGCCGAGTGCAGTTTAGCTGCCCGAGCGCCCTACGCCTTGAACGTTATTGCTGTGCGTAACGTCCGGGCGAGAGCCCGACCAATTTCTGAAAGTGACGCGTGAAATGGCTTTGGTCCGAATATCCGACACTTAATGCCACCTCTGCGATTGGCACACCTTGAAGTAGCATTGCTTTCGCTGACGTGATCCTTCGCTGATTTCGGTAGGCTAAAGGACTCAGGCCAACCGATTTCTTGAAGCTCCGAACCAGATGATAGACGCTGAGGCCTGTCAGGCGAGAGAGGGTCTGAAGGCCGAAGGTGCTTGCAAAATGGGTATCAATGAATTCGCGTGCCAGACCAATCGGCACCGTTGGCTCGGGCAGTCGCCGCACGATAGGCGCACTGCTCCTTGTCAAGGCAAGCAGCAGTGCCAAAATCGCGCTTTCCTGCTCCAGTCGCCCCGCATCAGCCGCCAGGCATACGTGGGCGTTGCGTACGATTTCGAAAAGGGAGGGATCGTCGGACACCGGACGCATGAAGCTGAGTGCGCTGCCTTCACGGCCCGTAAGCAAATAGGGGCGCAGTGCTGGCTCGGGCAGGTACAGAACATCATACTTGAGTATCGAAGAGCCAATGGCCGCGTTTGCATGCACTTCGCCAGGGTGAATTTGCAGGACGCTCCCGGCTCCAGCGATGTAAGAAGTGCCGCCGACGTCAAGTCTCTCGGCCCCTTCAGTCACTACCCCGATGACATACCCGTCATGACTATGTTGCGGAAAGGCACGGTGACGATAAGCGACAGACATAACCTCCGCGCCTGCGATGAAGCTAGAACGCCAGATCCGAGCCATCTCCATCCCATTGGATGCTACCATTTTCATCCTTTCGCGCGACGAAAGCTTGGCCGGCAGGCGTTGCCGCCCCGTATAACGGGCAAATGGACGCCGCAATCCTGCACTACAAGCAATTGGACTACCTCTGGCAGCATAATTTCGCCAAACGGCAGCCTGCCTGGCTTGTGCCTCATCATCCCGCAGCAAACTTTCAGCCGGCTACAGAATTCCATTCATATGGCTCCAAATGGCGCCCTCCATGAGCTTCATTTAGGTCTGCTCAGGGGTCGAAAAAGCACTTCCGGTTCTAGCGCAATCGCTGCGATAGATGCCTGATCGGTCTTGGGTGCCCACCCAACAGCTGCCGGTGGCCGTTTATGGGTGGAAAGGCGAATGGCGGCTTTCGGGCCGACTTGAGCCTGGAGTGAACTCGCTGAAGCCGTTGGAAATTCGAAATTTGATTGAATTATAGACTGCAAAATATGTTAGGATCCAGTCAATCGATTGAAACGCAGAATATTCAGAACCCTGAATATGCTCGCGCTGCCGTCTAATTGCCAGACAATGGAGCCATCATGCGCTTGATTCTAAACGCACTGCTGATTGTTGCTGCCGCACTTCCGGCGCTTGCGAACGCGCAATCGGCTGTTGGTACGCCCGCCTTCGATCCCAAATCCCTGCGCGGCACGCAGGCAGGCCCGATTACGCAAGTGCTAACCATCGGCAGCGCGCATCTGTCGGAGTTGGAGAAGAAACCAACCCCTGCCGAACTGGACAGCCTGCTCGACAAGCTGGAGGCATTCCGGCCCGTGATCATCACCCACGAAGGGCTTTCCGGCGAGCAATGTGATCAGGTTGAACGCTATAAGGCTCGCTATGCTGGCATCTTCGATGATTATTGCCGGGGCACGGCAGAGGTCGAAAAATCCACCGGATTAACCGTTCCCCAAGCGATGGAAGCAATTGAGACGACTTTGAAAAGCTGGCCCGCTTCGCCCTCCGCGGCGCAGCGCCGCAAGTTGGCTTCGCTGTTTCTCGCCGCGAATGATCGGCCATCGGCACTGGTGCAGTGGCTTCGCCTCCCACCAAGGGAGCGCAAGCTAGGTGACGGAATTGATCAGCCGCTAATGGACATTTTGGGCACGGTCGAAGCCCAACCAAATGAGACCATCGCAATCGGAGTAGCGCTAGCAGTCCGGCTGGGGCTGGAAAGGCTCTACGCTGTCGATGATCATACTTCCGACAGCATTCAAACAGCCGCTGGCCCGGACTTTGCGGCGGCTATTCAGGCGCATTGGAGTTCGCCCGGCGCAGACGCTGTCCCCGAGATTGCGCGCTATTTCGCATCACAGGCCGATGCCGCAAAAACGGGAGATTATATTGAATTTTATCGCGTGACCAATGATCCCGCGACCCAGCGCGCGTTTATCACTTTCGACTATGGCCGCGCGATCAAGCTGTCGGGCGATGGCCTTCATGGCCGCCGCTATGTTGCTTGGTTTGAAGCGCGCAATCTGCGGATGGTTGCCAATATCCGCGAAGCGTTCGGCAATGCACCCGGTGCGCGCGTGCTGAACATCGTCGGCGCGTCGCACAAGGGATATTACGACGCCTACCTCGATCAAATGTCGGATGTACAGATTGTAGATGCCTTGGTGGTGTTGAAATAAATCCAGCTGGCTCCGGATGTCTTATGGCTCCACTGACAGACATCGATCCACACCAACTGGCTATTTATACAAGCGCATGATTGCGGCATTCCAGGCTTTAATCAGCATGGTTGATGGTAGCAATTATGTCATATTGATCAAAAGCATGATCCTCCTCTCATGATGACGCCACGGAAATTTGTGCCTTCAGATGCCGACCCGTTTCCAGAATGGCTAGACCGACCATTTCCCATCACGCCATCAGGTCGCCGCCGCGACTGCAATTGATATCGTGGACGGCCCTCCACCCCGCGGGATAACTTCTGCGGATCAGTCGGAGAGGAGAGTGGCGATGGAGCAAGTATCGGTTGTTGGGCTGGATCTGGCAAAGTCTGTTTTCCAGGTGCACGACGTCAACGCGCAGGGCGTGGCAGTGCTGCGGCGCAGGCTCACGCAGGGTCAGTTGCTGAAGCTGTTGGAGAACCTGCCCCCCTGCCTTGTCGGCATGGAAGCGTCCGCCTCGGCCCACCATTGGGCACGTGAGCTGACCTTGCTCGGCCACGAGGTGAAGCTGATGCCGCCGCAATACGTGAAGCCCTATGTGAAGCGCGGCAAGAACCATGCTGCCGATGCAGAGGCGATCTGCGAAGCTGTGACCCGGCCGACGATGCGGTTCGTTGGCGCGAAGTCGCCGGACCAGCAGGCGACCATGATGCTGCACCGGGTGCGCAAGATCCTGACACGGCAGCGCACGCAGATCAGCAATGCCCTGCGCGCGCACATGGCCGAGTTTAGCATCACCGCAGCCATCGGACGCGGAGGACTGGACCGGCTGATCGCGGTCATCGCCGATCAGGAGGATGCGCGCTTGCCGGATGAGGCACGAACATGCCTCACGGTGCTGAGCACCCAGCTGGAGATGATCAAGGAGCAGATCCTCGACAACGACCGGCGCATCCTCGCCGATGCCCGCCGCACCGAGGCGGGCCGCAGGCTGATAAAGATACCCGGCATTGGTCCGCTGCTGGCCAGCGCGATCGTGGCTTGCGTGCCTGATCCTTCTACCTTCGGCGGCGGACGCAGTCTGTCGGCATGGATCAGCCTCACACCGCGCCAGAACTCAAGCGGCGGCAAGGAGCGGCATGGCAGTATCACCAAGGCGGGCAACCCTTACCTGCGCGAGTTGCTCGTGGTCGGCGCTATGGCACTGGTGCGGCGAGCGAAGCAGGGCGGCACCAAACGGCCCTGGGTGACGCAACTGCTGGCGCGCAAGAAGCCCAAGGTTGCCGCTGTCGCGCTGGCGAACAAGAACGCCCGGATAATCTTGGCAATGTCGGCAACAGGCAAGCCTAACCGGGAACCGGAGCTGGCAGCCGCCTGAGAGATCGCGCCCCAGGGCGCTACACGAGTTGGAGAGGGCAGACTGAACTGATGCAACAAGCCGGTTGAAACCGCCGGAGCAGGAGAACCCAAGCGACCCCAGCACTTCGAGTGCGTGCAATTGGGAGGAACCTGAACCGCGGGAATGGCATCAGGGCCAGCGGCCATGCAAAGCCGCGCTGAAAGGCCGGACACATGGACGCCACGACCAGCCAGCGCAGGACAGAAATACCCTTGCCAACGGAGAGCCGTCCACACAGGGGTCGTTTCCAGACAGGCAGGAATTTTTCGCGAGCGAGGCCAAGCCGCCATACGGCTTTTGGGATCGCTCACCGGCCCGGCACATGGCCGCTATTGGGTGGTTAGCGGTCATTGAACCATTCCGCCCGTCCCAAGCAGCAAATGGTCGATGGTTTCCCAATCACCGATAAAGTCACCTTCTGCTGTCCAGAACTGCGCCATCTCCCGCGCGAAGCTCTCTAGGCAATCAAATATGTCTACGTAGCGGCGCAGAGGCCTTCCCGTCTGTTCGTGTAAGATGGCAATCTGATCGTTAGGCCCGCAGATCATTTGGTCCTGCCGAAGGAACGACACTCCACCTATTCGGAAGTATCCTTGGTTATGCCAGTCTGGGTGCATTGCCGAGAAGATCAGATTGTGCTGCTCGATGCAGATAGGTACCGCTTTCGCGGGATTTCGGCTGAAGTCGATGACTAGGCCACCGACACTAACTTGCCCCTCGAAAAGCCTCGCTCCATTAGTTGCGATGTAGAAATCGAATAGCTTAGGAGGGATCGGGTGACCCAATGACACTGCCATTTTGTCAATCTCTGCTTCGCCCAGCCCAGCGTATAGACAATGTAGATAGGCGTAAGTTCCGCGCCGTGCTTGGGGGCAAATCTGCCGCAGTTGCTTTTTGTCGTGCAGCGGAGAGGCAGCAGACCAGCGAGACAGCTGCTCTAAGAGATTGGCTGCTGCGTTCCTGTTAATCATGAGTGACCAGTATGCGCTCTCGTCAGATGTCGGCAAGGGGGTCGAAACCCGAACGGCATCTGTGGACGCCCCTTTGGATGCAAGCATTAAATTGGGGTATTTTGGCACGTAGTCGGATGCTGTCATCTGTCCGGCCTCGATGAGCAGCGCCATAGCTGCGGGCCAGTATGGGAGTTCGCGGACCGGATCCATTACAGGTTTACGCGCTTGGCTAGCGCCCTGCCATTCCCTGGTTCTTCCAGCCCCGTCTCGCCGACTGTTGTGCCATACCCTCCTTCGACCGCCTACGTCCCCGACGCCTCTGACTGCTGCCTTGGCTTACACCACGACCACTGCCGGAGCTTTGTAGTCTTCCTTCCTGGTGAGCAGCGCCCACACCATGCGCGCCATCTTATTGGCGAGCGCGACCGAGACGAGCATGCGCGGTTTGCGCGCCAGCATGC harbors:
- a CDS encoding IS110 family transposase, which encodes MEQVSVVGLDLAKSVFQVHDVNAQGVAVLRRRLTQGQLLKLLENLPPCLVGMEASASAHHWARELTLLGHEVKLMPPQYVKPYVKRGKNHAADAEAICEAVTRPTMRFVGAKSPDQQATMMLHRVRKILTRQRTQISNALRAHMAEFSITAAIGRGGLDRLIAVIADQEDARLPDEARTCLTVLSTQLEMIKEQILDNDRRILADARRTEAGRRLIKIPGIGPLLASAIVACVPDPSTFGGGRSLSAWISLTPRQNSSGGKERHGSITKAGNPYLRELLVVGAMALVRRAKQGGTKRPWVTQLLARKKPKVAAVALANKNARIILAMSATGKPNREPELAAA
- a CDS encoding DUF5694 domain-containing protein, with product MRLILNALLIVAAALPALANAQSAVGTPAFDPKSLRGTQAGPITQVLTIGSAHLSELEKKPTPAELDSLLDKLEAFRPVIITHEGLSGEQCDQVERYKARYAGIFDDYCRGTAEVEKSTGLTVPQAMEAIETTLKSWPASPSAAQRRKLASLFLAANDRPSALVQWLRLPPRERKLGDGIDQPLMDILGTVEAQPNETIAIGVALAVRLGLERLYAVDDHTSDSIQTAAGPDFAAAIQAHWSSPGADAVPEIARYFASQADAAKTGDYIEFYRVTNDPATQRAFITFDYGRAIKLSGDGLHGRRYVAWFEARNLRMVANIREAFGNAPGARVLNIVGASHKGYYDAYLDQMSDVQIVDALVVLK
- a CDS encoding S41 family peptidase — encoded protein: MPANLLQAAEPRQNVSFIKDFDDLWHNLAKRYCFFREKKTDWNAVRTLYRPQAMAARSRNELANILGRVLAELYDAHTYLRQDPDHPLGSSYFDSQRSPYFDLWVEPKEGSLALVTSVREGSAAADAGILPGDVITAVDGRPIGELAAYLMPRCLAKPDPEALAFTLNLAVSGRRQQPRTVIVRPGIGNERQVDVPLKEPVQRPDFEIRQLAEGFGCIVIRSFADEAIVAQFDAALLAFRDTPGLIIDVRENGGGDTAVARPIMGRFITERKPYARMSRREGDGLSTTWTEMVDARGPFTYTAPIVILTSRWSASMAEGFPMGMRGLGRATIVGTPMMRVGAAVFDTLLKQSQIRYQYSAEPVYDVEGRPRWLLEPDVLVSGDEDTMAAGIASLRGSIAKIAL
- a CDS encoding AraC family transcriptional regulator — its product is MVASNGMEMARIWRSSFIAGAEVMSVAYRHRAFPQHSHDGYVIGVVTEGAERLDVGGTSYIAGAGSVLQIHPGEVHANAAIGSSILKYDVLYLPEPALRPYLLTGREGSALSFMRPVSDDPSLFEIVRNAHVCLAADAGRLEQESAILALLLALTRSSAPIVRRLPEPTVPIGLAREFIDTHFASTFGLQTLSRLTGLSVYHLVRSFKKSVGLSPLAYRNQRRITSAKAMLLQGVPIAEVALSVGYSDQSHFTRHFQKLVGLSPGRYAQQ